A region of Corynebacterium glucuronolyticum DSM 44120 DNA encodes the following proteins:
- a CDS encoding CCA tRNA nucleotidyltransferase has translation MKPMLPTSGNISEVIELEPYKEILTSLAGEFNRHGEELYLVGGSVRDSLLGRLAGDLDFTTSALPDITHDILSEWADAVWDTGIEYGTISAAKDGQQVEITTFRADTYDGNSRNPVVKFGDTLEGDLVRRDFTINAMAIALSPTGDHTFCDPLGGLTALQNRIIDTPDAPEISFGDDPLRMLRAARFAAQLEFDVATRVVDAMTTMAAEIDRITRERIQAELDKLICGAAPWRGIDLLVETGIMDRIFPEISALKALGDEHNQHKDVYQHSLTVLRQAMEQEEDGPDLVLRWAALLHDIGKPQTKRVLDNGQVTFHQHDVVGAKMARKRLRALKYSKQDIKDISQLIYLHMRFYGFPEGEWTDSAVRRYVTDAGSLLPRLHKLVRADTTTRNKKKARWISRAYDDLEQRIAELAEKEDLARVRPDLDGNEIMEILGITPGPAVGKAWTFMKELRLDRGPLPHDEAVAALKKWWKEQQ, from the coding sequence ATGAAACCGATGTTACCCACCTCCGGTAACATTAGCGAAGTGATTGAGCTGGAACCGTACAAAGAAATCCTCACCTCACTCGCCGGTGAATTCAACCGCCACGGCGAGGAGCTGTACCTCGTCGGCGGATCCGTCCGCGACAGCCTCCTCGGCAGACTCGCCGGCGACCTCGACTTCACCACCTCCGCCCTGCCCGACATCACCCACGACATCCTCTCGGAATGGGCCGACGCCGTCTGGGACACAGGAATCGAATACGGCACCATCTCCGCAGCTAAAGACGGGCAACAAGTCGAAATCACCACCTTCAGAGCAGACACCTACGACGGCAACTCACGCAACCCCGTGGTGAAATTCGGCGACACCCTCGAAGGCGACCTCGTGCGACGCGACTTCACCATCAACGCCATGGCCATCGCCCTCTCCCCCACAGGCGATCACACCTTCTGCGACCCGCTCGGCGGACTCACCGCGCTGCAAAACAGGATCATCGACACGCCCGACGCACCCGAAATCTCCTTCGGCGACGACCCACTTAGGATGCTGCGAGCAGCACGATTTGCAGCCCAGCTGGAATTCGACGTGGCCACACGGGTCGTCGACGCGATGACCACCATGGCCGCCGAAATCGACCGCATCACCCGCGAACGCATCCAAGCTGAACTGGACAAACTCATCTGCGGGGCCGCCCCCTGGCGCGGCATCGACCTCCTCGTGGAAACCGGAATCATGGACCGGATCTTCCCCGAAATCTCCGCACTCAAAGCCCTCGGCGACGAGCACAACCAGCACAAAGACGTCTACCAACACTCACTCACCGTGCTGCGCCAAGCCATGGAACAAGAAGAAGACGGACCGGACCTCGTGCTCCGGTGGGCCGCCCTCCTCCACGACATTGGCAAACCACAAACCAAACGCGTCCTGGACAACGGACAGGTCACATTCCATCAACACGACGTTGTAGGTGCAAAGATGGCGCGCAAACGACTACGCGCCCTCAAATACTCCAAACAGGACATAAAAGACATCTCGCAACTCATCTACCTACACATGCGCTTTTATGGATTCCCCGAAGGAGAATGGACAGACTCCGCCGTCCGGCGCTACGTCACCGACGCCGGTTCGTTGCTGCCACGGCTACACAAACTCGTCCGCGCCGACACCACCACCAGAAACAAGAAAAAGGCCAGGTGGATCTCACGCGCCTACGACGACCTCGAACAACGCATCGCGGAACTGGCTGAAAAAGAAGACCTCGCACGCGTGCGACCCGACCTCGACGGCAACGAAATCATGGAAATCCTCGGGATCACGCCCGGACCCGCCGTAGGAAAGGCATGGACGTTCATGAAGGAACTACGCCTCGACCGGGGGCCGCTGCCGCACGACGAAGCCGTCGCTGCCCTTAAGAAATGGTGGAAGGAACAACAATGA